A DNA window from Fodinibius sp. Rm-B-1B1-1 contains the following coding sequences:
- a CDS encoding ABC transporter ATP-binding protein — protein MIEIRNLKKSFGDLLVWKDVSFDIGDGETVAIIGRSGCGKSVLVKHLNALMYPDSGEVIIDGKNVFELEYIALRKMRQRFGVLFQGSALFDSLNTFENVAFPLRYFTDFSEDKIVAKVEDALGMVNLEGTGEKSPAELSGGMQRRVALARATILQPDFLVYDEPTSGLDPQTSSEINNLIISMAENLSITSIVVTHDIHSVLQIAEKVVFLENQELCWHGTVEEMRKSDNQQLMDFITASEYQIKN, from the coding sequence ATGATAGAAATACGAAATCTCAAAAAAAGTTTTGGCGATCTCCTTGTTTGGAAAGATGTCTCATTTGATATTGGAGATGGAGAAACCGTTGCTATTATTGGTCGTTCAGGTTGTGGGAAATCCGTATTGGTAAAGCACTTAAATGCCCTGATGTATCCCGATTCGGGTGAAGTTATTATTGATGGGAAAAATGTATTTGAGCTTGAATACATAGCGTTACGAAAAATGCGTCAGCGCTTTGGTGTATTATTTCAGGGTTCGGCTCTGTTCGATTCGCTCAATACTTTTGAAAATGTAGCTTTTCCGCTACGTTACTTCACAGACTTTTCTGAAGATAAAATTGTAGCTAAAGTAGAGGACGCTTTGGGAATGGTTAATCTTGAAGGGACTGGCGAAAAATCACCTGCTGAACTGTCAGGTGGAATGCAGCGGAGAGTAGCACTGGCCAGGGCTACCATTCTGCAGCCCGACTTTTTGGTATATGACGAGCCAACCTCCGGTCTGGACCCACAAACATCGTCAGAGATTAATAATTTAATCATCTCTATGGCCGAGAATTTAAGTATTACATCCATTGTTGTAACGCACGATATTCACAGTGTTTTACAGATTGCAGAAAAGGTAGTATTTCTCGAGAATCAGGAATTGTGCTGGCATGGCACTGTTGAGGAAATGAGGAAAAGCGATAATCAACAGTTGATGGATTTTATTACTGCAAGCGAGTATCAAATTAAAAATTAA
- the aroC gene encoding chorismate synthase, whose translation MIRYLTAGESHGPQLTGIVEGVPAGLPITEDEIALHLARRQKGYGRGGRMAFEKDRADISSGVRFGKTTGAPIALQMPNRAHKKDDSNWPKVLAKEGDGEDVEKITVPRPGHADLTGIQKYRYDDIRPAIERSSARETAMRVACSSIARKFLKHFGIEIGGHVTRIGSVGYDNSWEDVRAITDPLAEKGAETIFEKSDESPVRCLDEELTQEMRDLIIKRRKEGSSLGGHWEVIVTGLPAGLGSFVHWDRKLEGQLAQAIMGTQAMKGFEIGQGFESGRRHGQVVHDEISYEDDTYKRKTNRMGGIEGGITTGMPLIIRGVMKPIPTMLTPIDTVDIETKEKKDTRYERSDVCALPRAIVVMESVIAPVLANTFLEKFGGDSIEEIEERYQHQ comes from the coding sequence ATGATACGATACTTAACGGCCGGCGAATCACACGGACCACAACTGACAGGCATCGTTGAAGGAGTACCAGCAGGATTGCCTATTACCGAAGACGAAATTGCCCTGCACTTGGCACGCCGTCAAAAAGGATATGGACGCGGCGGACGAATGGCTTTTGAAAAAGATCGCGCTGATATTTCATCGGGTGTCCGCTTTGGCAAAACAACGGGAGCTCCTATTGCCCTGCAGATGCCCAACCGTGCTCATAAAAAAGACGATTCTAACTGGCCCAAAGTATTAGCTAAAGAAGGGGATGGTGAAGATGTTGAAAAGATTACCGTTCCACGTCCCGGGCATGCCGATCTTACTGGTATCCAAAAGTATCGTTATGATGATATACGTCCCGCCATTGAGCGTTCAAGTGCCCGCGAAACGGCTATGCGCGTAGCCTGCAGTTCCATCGCTCGAAAATTTCTAAAACATTTTGGAATTGAAATCGGCGGCCATGTTACCCGGATCGGCAGCGTGGGGTATGATAATTCCTGGGAGGATGTTCGAGCTATTACAGATCCGCTTGCTGAAAAGGGCGCTGAAACTATTTTTGAAAAGTCTGATGAGTCACCCGTTCGATGTCTTGACGAAGAACTTACCCAAGAGATGCGCGACCTGATTATCAAGCGTCGTAAAGAGGGTAGCTCCCTTGGCGGACATTGGGAAGTTATCGTCACCGGACTACCGGCAGGTCTTGGCAGTTTTGTCCACTGGGACCGCAAGCTCGAAGGGCAACTGGCTCAAGCTATCATGGGTACCCAAGCCATGAAGGGGTTTGAAATAGGACAAGGATTTGAATCCGGACGGCGTCATGGACAAGTGGTACATGACGAAATTTCTTATGAAGATGACACGTACAAACGGAAGACCAACCGCATGGGAGGCATCGAAGGTGGAATTACAACCGGTATGCCGCTCATTATCCGAGGCGTCATGAAACCTATCCCTACCATGCTTACTCCTATCGATACAGTAGATATCGAAACCAAAGAAAAGAAAGACACCCGCTACGAACGGTCGGACGTGTGTGCATTGCCGCGAGCTATTGTGGTGATGGAAAGTGTAATTGCACCCGTGCTTGCCAATACCTTTTTAGAAAAATTTGGCGGCGACTCTATCGAGGAAATTGAAGAACGCTATCAACATCAATAA
- a CDS encoding ABC transporter permease, whose product MEALEKLGRYSLLLYRSLRSLYEVNTYKKNLVNELLKIGYESVPIVLLTGVFTGAVMTIQTAYQLEIAFIPISVIGAITSESLLIELAAVITSLVLAGKVGARIATELGTMRVSEQIDALESMGFNSVSFLVLPRVLAGLIMFPMLYIFASISGIIGGVVAGGLSGAIPPAEFMEGAREFFYPWDVTFGILKAFVFGFVITSVSCFKGYYASGGAEGVGNSTTQATVLSCIYVLLADFVLAAVFL is encoded by the coding sequence ATGGAAGCATTAGAAAAATTAGGAAGATATAGCCTGTTGTTATACAGGTCGTTGCGTTCGTTGTACGAGGTAAATACCTACAAGAAAAATCTCGTTAATGAACTTTTAAAAATAGGTTACGAGTCGGTACCTATTGTATTGTTGACGGGGGTTTTTACTGGTGCCGTAATGACCATTCAGACGGCCTACCAGCTTGAGATTGCTTTTATCCCCATCTCTGTAATTGGCGCTATTACATCCGAATCGTTACTTATTGAGCTTGCGGCAGTGATCACAAGTTTGGTTCTGGCCGGCAAGGTAGGAGCACGTATAGCAACCGAGCTCGGGACTATGCGTGTAAGCGAGCAAATTGACGCCTTGGAATCAATGGGATTTAACTCCGTTTCATTTCTTGTACTGCCGCGTGTATTGGCAGGACTTATTATGTTTCCGATGTTATATATATTTGCCAGTATTTCTGGTATTATCGGTGGTGTTGTGGCCGGAGGCCTATCGGGAGCAATTCCTCCTGCTGAATTTATGGAGGGAGCACGTGAGTTCTTTTATCCCTGGGATGTAACATTTGGTATTCTTAAAGCTTTTGTATTTGGTTTTGTAATAACCTCTGTTTCGTGTTTTAAGGGATATTATGCATCTGGTGGCGCCGAAGGAGTTGGTAATAGTACGACTCAGGCTACTGTTTTAAGTTGTATTTATGTACTGTTAGCCGATTTTGTGTTGGCGGCCGTGTTCTTATAA
- a CDS encoding potassium channel protein: MTPFYDDIIDNIIVLRISIALSILAVVFLLGSLGYHFIEGMPFFDGFYMTFITITTIGFTELKNLSQMGRILTMVLFVMGIGVISYIASQTTQLIFESEIFRIRAMKKQLQKMEQHYIIAGYGRIGHRIAEVLKDADIPIVVIDNRESSLERVKNENLLYVAGDAQDEDVLKEAGIERAKGLICTLSRDQDNVFVTLIARDINSDIFILVRTNHHHNTKKILRAGADKVISPYEIGADRMANVILRPNVDQFMNRILDGTTQDHVFDEVKVFEGSELANKTLQDAQIRQKYFVVIIAIIPEDQEKIQFNPGSQDKISVGDSLIVLGDFERIKHLREKGCKDFRTLEERVSNHDFINNLNSPKNNIQST, translated from the coding sequence ATGACCCCCTTTTACGACGACATTATAGATAATATTATAGTGCTAAGGATTTCTATTGCACTATCTATTTTGGCAGTCGTATTCCTGCTTGGTTCTTTGGGATACCATTTTATCGAAGGTATGCCCTTTTTTGATGGGTTTTATATGACTTTCATCACTATCACCACTATAGGTTTTACCGAACTGAAAAACCTGTCGCAGATGGGCCGTATCTTAACGATGGTACTATTTGTTATGGGGATTGGGGTAATCTCTTATATTGCCTCTCAAACAACACAGCTTATATTTGAAAGTGAAATTTTTAGGATTCGAGCTATGAAAAAGCAACTCCAAAAGATGGAGCAACATTATATTATTGCAGGCTATGGCCGCATTGGTCACCGTATTGCAGAAGTGCTAAAAGATGCAGATATCCCCATTGTTGTTATTGATAATAGGGAAAGCAGTCTCGAACGGGTAAAAAATGAAAACCTGCTATATGTAGCCGGTGATGCTCAAGATGAGGACGTTCTTAAAGAGGCCGGAATTGAACGAGCCAAAGGATTAATCTGCACCTTGTCAAGAGATCAGGATAATGTTTTTGTAACGCTCATTGCTCGTGATATAAATTCCGATATCTTTATTCTTGTGCGAACGAACCATCACCATAATACCAAAAAGATTTTGCGTGCCGGTGCCGATAAAGTAATATCCCCGTATGAAATTGGAGCAGACCGAATGGCCAATGTGATATTGCGTCCAAATGTTGACCAATTTATGAACCGCATTTTAGATGGCACCACCCAAGATCACGTGTTCGATGAGGTTAAAGTTTTTGAAGGATCTGAATTAGCAAACAAAACGTTACAAGATGCTCAGATTCGGCAAAAGTATTTTGTCGTCATTATTGCCATCATTCCAGAAGACCAAGAAAAAATTCAATTTAATCCAGGTAGCCAAGACAAAATCTCAGTTGGCGACTCTCTAATTGTACTGGGTGATTTTGAACGTATAAAACATCTCAGAGAAAAGGGATGTAAAGACTTTCGCACACTCGAGGAACGCGTTTCAAATCATGACTTCATAAATAACCTTAACTCTCCAAAAAATAATATCCAATCTACATGA